A single genomic interval of Acidovorax sp. 1608163 harbors:
- the prfB gene encoding peptide chain release factor 2 (programmed frameshift) translates to MDAERTNLIGTTLEDLALRTQELRRYLDFDAKFERLRTVNASLEDPSVWNDPKKAQELGKEQKSLSSVVVTLEKLTRDLADNAELYEMSKEEGDEAGLLTIEAEVATMRTAVEELEFRRMFSNEADPLNCFVDIQAGAGGTEACDWASMLLRQYLKYAERKGFKATVEDETPGDVAGIKSATIKIEGEYAFGLLRTETGVHRLVRKSPFDSSGGRHTSFASLFVYPEIDDSIEININPADVRTDTFRASGAGGQHINKTDSAVRLTHIPTGIVVQCQDGRSQHSNRDVAWQRLRSRLYDFEMRKRMEEQQKLEDTKTDVGWGHQIRSYVLDNSRIKDLRTNVEISATQKVLDGDLDAFIEASLKQGV, encoded by the exons ATGGACGCAGAACGCACCAACCTCATCGGCACCACCCTCGAAGACCTGGCTCTGCGCACGCAAGAGTTACGGAGGTATCTT GACTTCGATGCCAAATTTGAACGCCTGCGCACGGTAAACGCCTCGCTGGAAGACCCTTCGGTCTGGAACGACCCGAAGAAGGCCCAGGAGTTGGGCAAGGAACAAAAATCGCTCTCCAGCGTGGTCGTCACTCTGGAAAAGCTCACCCGCGACTTGGCCGACAACGCCGAGCTGTACGAGATGAGCAAGGAAGAAGGCGATGAAGCCGGCCTGCTGACCATCGAGGCCGAAGTCGCCACGATGCGCACGGCCGTGGAAGAGCTGGAGTTCCGCCGCATGTTCAGCAACGAGGCCGATCCGCTCAACTGCTTCGTCGACATCCAAGCGGGCGCCGGTGGTACCGAGGCCTGCGACTGGGCCAGCATGCTGCTGCGCCAGTACCTCAAGTACGCCGAGCGCAAGGGCTTCAAGGCCACCGTCGAAGACGAAACCCCGGGCGACGTGGCCGGTATCAAGAGCGCCACGATCAAGATCGAGGGCGAGTACGCCTTCGGCCTGCTGCGCACCGAAACCGGCGTGCACCGCCTGGTGCGCAAGAGCCCGTTCGACAGCTCAGGCGGCCGCCACACCTCGTTCGCGTCGCTGTTCGTGTACCCCGAAATCGATGACTCCATCGAGATCAACATCAACCCGGCCGACGTGCGCACCGACACCTTCCGCGCATCGGGCGCGGGCGGGCAGCACATCAACAAGACCGACTCGGCAGTGCGCCTGACGCACATCCCCACCGGCATCGTGGTGCAGTGCCAGGACGGCCGTAGCCAGCACAGCAACCGTGATGTGGCCTGGCAGCGCCTGCGCAGCCGCCTGTATGACTTTGAAATGCGCAAGCGCATGGAAGAGCAGCAGAAGCTGGAAGACACCAAGACCGACGTGGGCTGGGGACACCAGATTCGCAGCTATGTGCTGGACAACAGCCGCATCAAGGACCTGCGCACCAACGTCGAAATCTCGGCCACGCAAAAGGTGCTGGACGGCGACCTGGACGCGTTCATCGAAGCCTCGCTCAAGCAAGGGGTGTGA
- a CDS encoding HAD family phosphatase, whose amino-acid sequence MTPTQAIIFDMDGTMIDSMPWHAKAWVEFARRRDMALDVPDLMARTTGRNGTECIRELLGREVSQDEADALTREKEDIYRALFGPQFAEVAGFRQFAQQVAGRGLKVAVGTAGDIHNVEFAMSRLQMQPQPLAVVRGDEGLPGKPEPSIFLEAARRLAVAPEHCIVFEDAPFGIEAARRAGMRAVAVCSTHSPAQLAGPHVLAAVRDYTELMNTDFLESIHVATV is encoded by the coding sequence ATGACACCCACCCAAGCCATCATCTTCGACATGGACGGCACCATGATCGACTCCATGCCCTGGCACGCCAAGGCCTGGGTGGAGTTTGCCCGCCGCCGCGACATGGCCCTGGATGTGCCCGACCTCATGGCGCGCACCACCGGGCGCAACGGCACCGAATGCATCCGCGAGCTGCTGGGCCGCGAGGTGTCTCAGGACGAGGCCGACGCGCTGACCCGCGAAAAAGAAGACATCTACCGCGCCCTTTTTGGCCCGCAATTTGCCGAGGTGGCGGGCTTTCGCCAATTTGCCCAGCAGGTGGCGGGCCGCGGCCTGAAAGTGGCCGTGGGCACGGCAGGCGACATCCACAACGTGGAGTTCGCCATGTCGCGCCTGCAGATGCAGCCGCAGCCCCTGGCGGTGGTGCGGGGCGATGAAGGCCTGCCTGGCAAGCCGGAGCCCTCGATTTTTCTGGAAGCCGCCCGCAGGCTGGCCGTGGCGCCAGAGCACTGCATCGTTTTTGAAGACGCCCCTTTTGGCATTGAAGCCGCCCGCCGCGCTGGCATGCGCGCCGTGGCGGTGTGCAGCACGCACAGCCCCGCGCAACTGGCGGGGCCCCATGTGCTGGCCGCCGTGCGCGATTACACCGAACTCATGAACACCGACTTTTTGGAGAGCATCCATGTTGCAACTGTCTAA